CGTCCAGTCGCAGAGCGCTTTTGCGTCGCTTTCGCTCAGTTTGGATTCGCTGTGGATCCAGAGGTATGACGGGAGAGGCATTTCCTTGGATTCGACCTGTTCGCAGATCTCTTCGAGTTTTTTGGTCTTTTTGGTCGGCGCGTAGGTATTGAAAACACTGAAATTTAGATGCCGACGGCCATCGTCGATGTGATCCTTGAGGAACCAGCCTGATGGCTGAATGTTCGCGTACCACGGATAGATGGTTGTGTTCGTGTGGCAATCGTTGCACGAGCGTCCGAGTATCTGCGAGATATCCGCGGGAACGGCGACTGCGGCCTCAAGAGTCTCACCCTGAACTACCGGCGGATTGGCCTTATCGATGCGGAAAAACTGCAAAACGATAAATCCGAGAGCAAGCAAACCAACAACGATCTTCAGGGTTTTTTTCATTCTTGGATTATGGTGCAAAAGCCCGCGCGTCAGCAAGGGCGAATCGTCCCAGTTAAATGATTCGCCCTTGCTGAGGCTCGGGTTTTTGCAATGAATTTTGGCGTTCCCTCTTGATGCAAACCTTGTGAAGAACTATCGTTGGAATTGATGCTTCGTCCTACCGTCATTGCTATTCCATTCTTCGCCCTCATGATCGCATTCGAGGCGTGGTGGGCGTATCGGAAAGGATCGGACGAATACGCTGATCGGAAAGATACGTGGGGTAATATCTTTCTTGGTTTTATGAGCGTTGTCTGGGGCGCTTTGTTTGGGCTACTGACCGGCGGGGTCTATCTGTTCTTTTACGACATCGCTCCTTACAAGTTTCCCGCCGATGCCTGGTGGACGTGGGTGGCGTTGTTCTTTGTCGATGATCTGGCATACTACATTTTCCATCGGGTCAGCCACGAAATGAGGCTGTTTTGGAATTTCCACGTTGTCCATCATTCGAGCGAGCACTACAATTTGAGCGTCGCGGTGCGTCAGAGCTGGTTCAGCGGTACGCTGCATTGGATCTTTTACGCGACCGTCATGCTTCTTGGGTTTGCTCCGTGGATGTTTGCCGTGATGCACGGTTTTAACCTGATCTACCAGTTCTGGATCCATACAAGATTCATCAAAACGATGGGTCGGCCGTTCGAATATATCTTTAACACACCCTCGCATCATCGCGTCCATCACGGGGTGAACAATCCGTATTTGGATAAGAATTACGCAGGCGTGCTGATCATTTGGGACAGAATGTTTGGTTCATTTATTTCGGAAACCGAAGAACCGCGATATGGAATAATCACACCGATACGAAGCTACAATCCGCTTTGGATAAACACGCACGGTTGGTTCGAGATGTTTCAGGCGATGAAAAGACAGGCCGGAATTGGTAAAAAGTTGAAATGCATTTTCGGCTCGCCGAATATGGACCTGGTTAAAACCTATGAGAATTAAACTATTACTTTCGGCAATCTGCATCGCCGCTTTTTCGACGCTCGCGTTCGGCCAGCACGTAACCATCACTAAGAAAACGGTCACCTACAAACGTCCAAAACCCCGGATGTTCAAGAAAACGTTCACCATCGAATTTCCCGTCGTAAAAGCATCGACGCCCGCACTTTCGAGAAAGATCGAAAAGGCGATCAGCCCACTCAGCGTTCTCGGCATCAGTATTAAGGAAGAGATGTCCGAGTATCAGTGGCTCGAGGCTTCTGATTTTGAGGTCCTATATAACGATAACGGCGTGATCTGCGTATCGCACTCAATGGAAGGCACTGCTGCGTATCCCTCAAGCATGACCCGAACCGTCGTTGTCGATGCCAAGACCGGCATTGTCGCGAAACCATCCGCTGTTTTTACCAATATTCCCGGCCTGATCGCTATGATCAAGAAAGGCCAAAAGGAAGAGATCGCGGCATCGATCATCGAGATCAAGAAAGAGCCTGATTGGCAGGAGCCGAATCCGGAACGGCTTTTTGAGAACGCGGACTTTAAGGCCGCGAATCTCGAAGGCTACTCAGTTTCCAAAGACGGTGTGATGTTCAATTACAGCTACGGCTTCCCGCACGTTATACAGGCGATCGAACCGGCAGGCGTGTTTTCTTACACATGGGCTCAAATGAAGCCATATATCAAACGCGGCGGTTTGCTCGGACGCATCGCTCGTTAATATACTGATTCCAAGTATGAGTGAAAGAAAGATCAGAGTTTTGGTCGCCAAACCCGGCCTCGACGGCCACGATCGCGGTGCGAAAGTCATCGCCCGTGCCCTGCGTGACGCCGGAATGGAAGTGATCTACACCGGTTTGCGTCAAACTCCGGAAATGATCGCGTCCGCCGCTTTGCAGGAAGACGTCGACGCCGTCGGCATCTCGATCCTCAGCGGTGCGCACAACACGTTATGCCCGCGGATCGTCAATCTGCTCAGGGAAAACGGTATGGACGACACGCTTGTACTGGTCGGCGGCATCGTTCCACAAGAAGACATCGTTACGCTCAAAGCTAACGGCGTCTCCGAAGTATTCCTGCCGGGAACCTCGACTGAAGATATTGTAAAGTACATCAATGCCAACGTCCGTACAGTTTAGTACGCAACCGCACATAACGCTCCGTTCCTAAATGCAATTATATTAGCGTGTTATAATGACATTGATATCAAAAGGGGAGATTTCTATGAATAAAATCAAATCTATACTCATGGCCTTTGCGTTCGTCATGACGATCACGTTTATTGGCGGTGCTGTTTCGACCCACGCCCAAGACACGATGATGGGCAAGATGGGCGACAAGGTCCAGAAGACGACGAAAAAGGTTTACAACAAATCAAAATACGGTGTTAAAAGAGGCTACCGCGTCGGCTTTGAAACCGGCGGCAAGGTTTGGAACGGTAGCAAATGGGTCGCCAAAAAATCGTGGAAAGGCGGCACCTGGGTGGCTGTTAAAACTGCGAATGGCACAAAATGGGTCTATCGCAAGAGCAAGAGAGCGATCGTTGGAAGCCCATCGCGCAGGCCGTAAGTTATAACCGAATAAGATTTTGCAATATACCGCTTCGTTCCTTTTGGTTCGAAGCGGTATTATTATTTTTTACGAACACTAACCATGAAAGATAAGATACGCGTCGCAGGCGGACAGGGATTTTGGGGAGACCTTCTAACGGCTCCGGTCGATCAGGTGCGAAAAGGGCCGATCGATTATCTAATGCTCGATTATCTGGCCGAGGTCACGATGTCGATCCTGCAAAAACAGCGTTCTCGCAACCCGGAAGCTGGCTACGCCCGGGATTTTGTCTCACTGCTCGGCGAGATCTTGCCGGATTGCGTCGAAAAGAACATTAAGGTCCTGTCGAACGCCGGCGGCGTAAATGTTCCGGGCTGCGCGGAAGCGATCCGTGAAACTGCCGCCGGTCTCGGCCTGCAGGGCAAAGTAAAGATCGGAATAGTTACTGGCGACGACGTGCTCGACAAACTCGACGACTGGCTTGCCGATGGTATTAAGATCGATTCTATGGACGACGGTACGCCGCTCGCATCGATCCGCGATAAGGTCCAGTCCGCCAACGTCTATCTCGGATCCGCTCCGCTCGTTGAGGCTTTGGGCAAAGGTGCCAATATCATCGTCGGCGGACGGCTGACCGACACAGGTTTGACGCTCGCTCCACTGGTGCATGAATTCGGCTGGAGTTTCGACGACTGGGACAAGATCTCAGCCGGAACGATCGCCGGGCACATCATCGAATGCGGCGCCCAATCGAGCGGCGGCAATTGCCAGTACGACTGGCAAAACATCCCCGACATGGCAAACATTGGCTTCCCGATCATCGAGGCCTCGCCAAACGGCGAATTCGTCGTGACCAAACACGAAGGAACCGGCGGCCGCGTCAACATTCAGTCCGTCAAAGAGCAGCTCTTATACGAAATGGGCGATCCGCATTCATACATCACACCGGATGTCGTAGCCGATTTTGCCTCGATCCAGCTAGCAGCCGTAGGTGATAACCGCGTCAAGGTCTATGGAATCACCGGCCACCCGAAAACCGACTTCTACAAAGTCTCCATCGCCTACACCGGCGGCTGGAAATCCGTCGGCACACTAGTCTATTCCTGGCCCGACGCGAACAAGAAAGCTAAGGCCGCAGACCGCATCCTCCGCGAACGGCTCGACAACCTCGGCCTAAAATTCGACACGATCCTAACCGAATTCGTCGGCGTAAACGCCACCCACGGCCACCTCTCAGGCGAGCCTGCCAGCGACATCCCCGAAGTCCAATTCCGAATCGGAGTTCGCGGCCAGAACAAGGCAGATGTCGAAAGATTTACAAAAGAGATCGCCCCGTTGATCCTTACGGGTCCACCATCAGTAACTGGTTTTGCAGGTGGTCGCCCGAAGGTCGAGGAGATAATGGCTTATTTTCCAGCGTTGATACCGAAATCGTTGATCGAGACGAAAGTTGAGATCGTTGAGGCCTGACACGATGCTTGATGAAATCAAACGGGAATGGGATTTGTGGAAGAGTGTCCCGTTCCCACTGGGAGCTTCCAAACCCGACAGGCCAGATCTGGTTTCGATTGATACATTTTCGGCTGGGTGTATTACCGTCTTCATCGAACGTGAAGGAAAATTGGACATGAAACGGATGACTTGCCTTCGCCAATGTTCACAAGATCTAGATACGTGTCTTGATCAACTAAACGGCGATACGCTTGAATACTTCGCAAGGTTGTCCAGTCTCTCCAAAATGATTCTAAATGCGATAGACGTTACTTCTCTAGAAACGTAGCAATTCCCTTCTGGCAATCCTCAGTCATCCGAGCAGTTGCATTGCCTTGAGCCCCGTGTTCGATCGCCTCGTCGAAGGTTACACTGTCGATGTCATAGAGTAGTCGCTTCGTCATCTGAACGGCGGAAGCTGATAGTTTTTCGTACTGTTTGGCTATTGCAATTATCTCTGCGTCGAAGTCCTCGTCATGAACGGTACCTTCGATAATACCTCGGTCGCGAAGTTCGTTTGCGCTGATCTCGTATCCGAAGGTTAGAGTCGCGAAGGCGTCTTTCTCCGACATATTCCGCCGAAGTATCGCGGCAACCATCGCGGGAACGAATCCGATCTTGACCTCGGGAAAACCGAATCTCGCGTCATCGTGAGCGAAGACAAGATCGCATGCCAGAGCAAGTCCGAAACCACCCGCCAGAGCACGACCTCGAACCGCCGCTATCACAGGCTGACGAACACGCCGAATGAGTTTGTACAACTCACCTAGCGAGCGGGCGTCTTCGAGGTTCTCTTCGTGCGATGCATTTGCGATTTTTTGCAATGCCGAAAGATCCGCTCCCGAGCAAAAATCCTTGCCGGCGCCACGAATGACGATACATTTCACGCTCTCGTCGACGTCCGCTTCACGCAGAGCAGCCTTCAACGCCGCGATCAGCTCATCATTCAAGGCATTGCGCTTCTCGGGCCGATTAAGCGTGATGATTCGGATCGCCCCGTCGTTTGTGATCAGTATTGGTGACATTTTGCTATCAATATACCTTTGCTGCACGGTCGATCTGAGCCGAAAAACCTTCGATCGTGCGGCTGACGATGAGGATCTGCTCCTGAGCTTCGGTCCAGTCTCGCTGCTCGAGAGCTTCGCGAACTCCGGGCAGAGTTTTTACGCCGTAGCCGGTGTAGAAACCCGGAGCGTAGATCTGATGCCGGAACCAGTCGCGCCGGGGCAGGCCTTCGCTGCGGGTTAAGAGGCGTTCGCTTTTGTAGAGAATGTCGTCGAGCGTTTTGCGTTCAGATGCGGAGAGTTGTTTCCCGGCCGCTGCCTTTTGATATTCGGCGGCACTATTTTTCAATTTCGCGAGTGCGTTTTTTAGCGGTTCGAAATTGATATTCGGAACCTCGGATTTAAGCTTCGGAGTTGAAAGTTTGTCGGTCGGGTCCTGGACCGCTCGCCACATCCCGCTCGTTATCATTTGGTTAGCTGTCTTGGCGTCTTCACGCAATGAGTCGGCGAGGCGGGTTACCTCATTCACATAAACGCCGACGGTGTCAGCGAAATTCGCAAAATCGAACGGGAGAACGTCAGCATTTGCCAGCCGTAAAACACTGTGCCCACAGACTTTAGATAAGGCGATACCATATTTGAAGCCCGGATCGCTGAACTTGAAATAGTGTGAATAGGAATCGTAGATCGAATGGTAAGTCCCGCTGCCGTCTTCCCCGCCAAATCCAATGTTCAGCGAAGCGATCCCTAAATGCTGCAAAAACGGCGTGTAATCGGAACCGGAACCCAATGCACCGATCCGCAGATCCGGACGGTTTGTTAACTCAAGACGCTGAACGGGTGAGCCGTTTACGATCTGCTGCGCACGCGAGCGTTCCCACACAGACATGCTGGTCTGCGGATCGGGTATTTCGCGGCCAACCTCATTAATGAACTTCTCAAGCGTGTGCGAACCGCCCATTCCCAAAAAGCCCCGGCCGTTCGAGTCGGTGTTGATATAAACGGCGGCTTTTTGGCGCAGCTCGTCAGCGTGTGTTTCAACCCATTCTGTCGAACCGATCAGCCCTTGCTCCTCTGCATCCCATGCGGCATAGACAATAGTACGCTTTGGCTTCCAGCCACTTTTCACAAGCTCGCCGATCGCCCGAGCTTCTTCCATTTCCGCAACGAGGCCGCTGATCGGGTCGTCGGCTCCGTTGACCCACGCGTCGTGATGATTGCCTCGAATGATCCATTGATCAGGCAGCTCCGAGCCTTTCATTTTGGCAATGACGTCATAGATCTTTTTCATCTCCCAGTTGAACTGGAGCTTCATTCGGACCGTCGGCGTGCCGCTGCCAAAATGATACGTTACTGGCAACGCACCGCGCCAAGCGTCCGGAACAACTGCTCCATCGAGATTTCTTAAGAGCGGCAAAGCATCACTATAGGAAATGGGCAGCACAGGGATCTTTGTCAGGGTTTCGGCATCTTTTCGGTCAATGCGCTTTGCGTTTTTCGTTGCTCCAATGCCCTTCGTCAATGGATCTCCAGGATGGAGCGGCATGTCCATCACCGAGCCACGCTGAACGCCGTTCTCGTTGCGGTACGGGCCTTTCGGGTAGACGTCGCCCTGATAGAACCCGTCATTTTTCGGGTCCGAATAGATCAGGCACCCAACGGCTCCGTGCTCGGCGGCGACTTTAGGTTTGATACCACGCCAGGAGCCACCGTACCGCGAGATCACGATCTTTCCTTTTACATCGATGCCGCGACGCTCCAGTTCTTCGTAATCTGCGGGCGTGCCGTAATTTACATAAACAAGCGGCCCCGAGACGTCTCCGTCGATCGAATACGCATTGTACGTCGGCAGCTGCTCTTTTTGCTGGATCGATGTTTCGTCACCTTTAACCGGGGGCTCGTTCAACTTCAAAACAAACTTCTCAGGCGCTGTCATCTCGACAATTCGCGTCTTTGGCGACGGAAACAGGACCTCAAACTCCTCGATCTTAGTATCAAATCCCCACGCCTTGAACTGCGACGCGATGAACTCTGCATTCTCTTTGCCGTACTTAGAGCCGAGATGGTGTGGGCGAGCCGACAGACGCTTCATCCAATCCCGCAGGTTATTTGGATTCAAATACGAATCAAATCTCTGCTCCATAGCCCTCTGGTCGACCGAACCCGCCGAAGAAAAGCCAAGCAAAGTAGAACCAGCAGCCTGACCGAGAACGCCATTTCCCAAGAGACAGATGAACACCAACAACGCCAATAGATTTCGCATATTTTTTTCCTTATCGGTAATAAAAACTCCAGGTCACGCGTTAAAAACTCCAGAGGCAGCCATTCTTGTTCTAACGCACCGTGTCGCTTCGCTGCATACCGAGCCAATTTTGCATTTCTCAAAAGATACTATATTGTTGCAAAAATTCAATCTGAACAGAAGCACCGGGATAACGCTAGCGAGCGAATGGCCAAGCTATAAACCGCTCGGTATCGAAATATTTTCTGCTTGATCTAGAGACAGACCATAAGGAGAAACTTGATGATAAAAACTCTTTCAATTCGCAGCTTTGCCATCTTAATGGCACTTTCGATCAGCTCTTGCGGCTGGAAGCCCGATGTTACGGCAGTTCCGGTAACTGCTCCGTGGGACTCGATGAACTTGCCGATCAAGGAAAACGCCGTCGTCTGGGCAAGCACGCCGACCGAATTCAAAGCTGTCCACAAAGACAGTAAGGTCGCTGTGGTCGCAAAGTACTCAGACGCACTGAAGGCTGCCGGCTGGAAACTCAGCAGTTACGACGACAAGAACCCGACAATGTATTTCATCGAGGTCGAGAAGGGCGGAGAAAAACTCTCGATCGATGTATACGACTTTCAAGGAACGGGCGTGATAATCAAGAAGAAATAGTAAACTACGGTGCGGTGCCTCTCGTCTATTGAGCACAGCACCATTTACTGATCGAGATCTACATACCTAACGCACTGGCTTCGGTATCGCTCACCTCGATATTCATCCGTAGCAAAGCCGTCGAAAACGTCTTGCCTTGAGCGTCGGTCATCAGGCTTAAGGTTCCGCCGCCGCCGAGAGAGCCGTGAAGCAGAAAATTCAACGCCTTCAAATTCGGCAGCTCAAATCGTTCAACATCTCCCTTCACCATCGGGCCAAAATGCCTCTTAACCTGTTCAGCCGTCACTTCGCGAACAAGCAGCGGATAGTACTCGTCCTTGAGAGCGATAAGCCCGACGTTCGCGGTATCACCTTTGTCGCCCGATCGAGCGTGTGCAAGTTTTAATAGTGAGATCTTCATAGTTATTCAAATACAAGAAAATAGTCCATATTGTCGGGCTTCACAAAATCGTATTCCCATTTCAGGGCAAATCCCGCCTGCTTGAGTTCACGCACGACGACATTTTTGTCCAAACCGTGGTCGGTTCCATTGCCATTTCGGTCGATGATGCCGACGAGTCCGCCTTTCTTTAATGCCGACCTGACCTTTTTCATCAAGGCGACGGGCTCGGCGATCTCATGATACGTCTTGAGGATAAATACGACATCGACGGAGTTTGGAAGTAGTAACGGATCGTCAGGCTTTCCCAGGATCGTTTTTATATTCTTAAACCCTTCTGCGGCCGCTCCCTGGTTAATGTGATCGATGTACTCCTGGTTGATCTCAACGGCAAAGACCTGCCCGCCGGGCCCGACACGCTTTGCGGCCCGGACGGAGAACCAACCGGAGCCGGCTCCGATATCCGCGACCGATCTCCCTTCGCTGATCTTCAAAATATCCATTACGCGGTCGATCTGCAAATTCTTGTCGCGGGCCGCATCCTCAAAGATCGAGAGATCGCCGGTGTACGGTTCGCTGGTCTTTCTGGGATTCTTGCCGTCGGCAGCAGGGGTTGGGGTCGGTTGGGCGGCAGAAGCCAAGGTCTCAATATCGACCGGCACATTAGAGAAAAACAACGTCGCGAAAACGAGTAAGAGCCAGATCTTTAGCCCGATCAATGTGACGATAAATCTCTTCATAATACGTTTAGCAGTTCATTTCTAAATATATCATCTGTAACCAGGTCCACAAGGCCGATATGCAGAGCACGCTCGGCATCTATCGCCTCTGCCGTAAAAAACATCTCTAAGGCGTTGGTCTGACCTATAAGCCGCGGCAAGCGCTGAGTGCCGCCCCAGCCTGTTATTATGCCGAGCCCGGCACCAGGATGAGCGAATTTAGCGTTCGGGGAGGCCACGCGAACGTCGCACGCCAATGCCAGATCCAAAGCTCCGCCAAAACAGAATCCGTTGATCGCCGCGACCGTCCTCATCTCAAGCACCGCGATGCGTACCATCGTTTCTTGCCCGTAACGGGCAAATCCCACCGCGTTCTCCGCAGTGACCGCGGCGATCTCGCGCAGATCAGCGCCGGATGCAAAGCTAAGCTGGCTGCCGGTAAAAACCAATGTCTCGAGTTCCTCATACAAATGAAGATCATCGAGAGCAAGATGTATTTGATCCAGCACCGTGAGCGAGAGCGGGTTGCGGATCTCGGGCCGCGTAAAGCGTACAATACAGAATGACCCGATCCTCTCGATCTGTAGTGCGTCTGAACTATTTTCCATCTATAATTTTCTGCTGAGACAAACCGAGTATAGATTACTATCTTCAGTGCTCCGTGTTCTAATAGAAGAATGACAGCTTTTCGCAACAACAAAGCTCACCCGTGGCACGGAATTTCGATCGGCGATAGTTCACCCGCGGAAGTTACCGTTTTCGTCGAGATCGTACCTCGTGACACGGTGAAATATGAGGTCGACAAAGAAACAGGCTATCTTAAGATCGACCGGCCGCAGCAGTATTCGAACGTAGTTCCGGCAAACTACGGTTTCATTCCGCAGACTTACTGCGGAACGCGGATCGCTGATCTTGCTCGGCCTAAATACACTAAACCGATCAGCGACGGCGACAATGACCCTCTCGATATTCTCGTTCTATCGGAACATCATATTCCGCGTGGCGATATTATCCTAAAAGCGGTGCCGATCGGCGGATTTTGCCTGATCGACGGAGGCGAAGCTGACGATAAGATCATCGCCGTCCTGAAGGGCGACAAAGTCTTTGAGCAGTACACCGAGATCGCTCGACTGCCAAAAGGTATCCTCGAGCGTTTCGAGCACTATTTCCTAACCTATAAATCTCTCCCCGACGAACCAAATGTCTGCGAGATAGCCTATTCGTATGGGCGAGAAGAGTCATACGAAGTCATACGTTCCGCGATCCTCGATTATCAGGAACTGAAAGCCCGCGCGTAATTAAGGGCTTTCACATGCTCCCTAAACAAAAAGCCGCCCTCAAAAGGCAGCCTCAGATCTCCAATCTTTAATATTTTGACCGCCTACGGGAGTTTCGTCTTCAAGTACGCGAAACCAATCTTCCCGACCGTCGGAATTCCCTTCCGCAAACTAAACCCAACCGTCTTTAATCCGAGTACAGCAACCTTTTCCGGTGCCTTCAAGAGTACGGTCTTAGCCACCGGCCAAGCCACCCGTTTTGCCGCGAATTTAGTCGTAGCCCACGCAACCTTCGCCGCAGACCCGACAACAATAACCGCCACCTTTCCGGTTCCCTTTAACACCGTCGCCGCCACTTTTCCGCCATCGGACGCCGCGGCGGTCGCAGTCTTTTTAACCTGGCCGTTCGCCCCACAAGCCAGTGCCACCAAGACGGCGCACACCGCCGCGGTTCGTAAAAATATTTTTCTCATTTTCTTAAGGATCGAAACGCGGGAACAAGAAGGATGGATCGCCGAAAATCAGCGACTTGTCAATAATAACGGCTCTGCGAGAATTTGGAAAGACTTTTTTCTCCGCGAAGCACGCACACAATAGGAAACCAAGTGTCTCTATCGCGGCAGAACGAACGCCCCGATGTGCGGCTGAGAAGTATTAAGGCAGGTTTGCAGAGCAAGGAGGAGCGATTCCCGAAGGTTTTCGGGCGTGACGATCGCATCGACCAGCCCGCGGGCGGCGGCGTGTTTGGCGTCGAGCTCCTTGTCATAGGTCTCTCGGACCTTTTGCATTTCAACCCTTAACGAGTCGTCGGGCTCCTGTCCGGCAGCCTTTAATTTATCGAGTTGTGTTCCAAAGATCGCCTGAACTGCGCTGTCGCCTTCCATCACCCCCATTCGCCCGGAAGGCAGCGAGAAGATGAAATCAGGATCAAATCCCTGCCCGGCCATCGCGTAATAGCCTGCTCCGGACGCGTGATTGATCGTTACGACGATCTTCGGAACAGCGGCCGTCGCCATTGCTTCGACAAACTGAGCCCCCGCACGAATGATGCCGCTATGCTCCGCATCGGCACCGACCATAAAGCCTGACACGTCCTGTACAAAGAGCAGCGGCGTCGAATGACGGCTGCAA
This sequence is a window from Acidobacteriota bacterium. Protein-coding genes within it:
- a CDS encoding heme-binding domain-containing protein, giving the protein MKKTLKIVVGLLALGFIVLQFFRIDKANPPVVQGETLEAAVAVPADISQILGRSCNDCHTNTTIYPWYANIQPSGWFLKDHIDDGRRHLNFSVFNTYAPTKKTKKLEEICEQVESKEMPLPSYLWIHSESKLSESDAKALCDWTKDAGAKLEVK
- a CDS encoding sterol desaturase family protein, giving the protein MLRPTVIAIPFFALMIAFEAWWAYRKGSDEYADRKDTWGNIFLGFMSVVWGALFGLLTGGVYLFFYDIAPYKFPADAWWTWVALFFVDDLAYYIFHRVSHEMRLFWNFHVVHHSSEHYNLSVAVRQSWFSGTLHWIFYATVMLLGFAPWMFAVMHGFNLIYQFWIHTRFIKTMGRPFEYIFNTPSHHRVHHGVNNPYLDKNYAGVLIIWDRMFGSFISETEEPRYGIITPIRSYNPLWINTHGWFEMFQAMKRQAGIGKKLKCIFGSPNMDLVKTYEN
- a CDS encoding cobalamin B12-binding domain-containing protein; protein product: MSERKIRVLVAKPGLDGHDRGAKVIARALRDAGMEVIYTGLRQTPEMIASAALQEDVDAVGISILSGAHNTLCPRIVNLLRENGMDDTLVLVGGIVPQEDIVTLKANGVSEVFLPGTSTEDIVKYINANVRTV
- a CDS encoding DUF1446 domain-containing protein; this encodes MKDKIRVAGGQGFWGDLLTAPVDQVRKGPIDYLMLDYLAEVTMSILQKQRSRNPEAGYARDFVSLLGEILPDCVEKNIKVLSNAGGVNVPGCAEAIRETAAGLGLQGKVKIGIVTGDDVLDKLDDWLADGIKIDSMDDGTPLASIRDKVQSANVYLGSAPLVEALGKGANIIVGGRLTDTGLTLAPLVHEFGWSFDDWDKISAGTIAGHIIECGAQSSGGNCQYDWQNIPDMANIGFPIIEASPNGEFVVTKHEGTGGRVNIQSVKEQLLYEMGDPHSYITPDVVADFASIQLAAVGDNRVKVYGITGHPKTDFYKVSIAYTGGWKSVGTLVYSWPDANKKAKAADRILRERLDNLGLKFDTILTEFVGVNATHGHLSGEPASDIPEVQFRIGVRGQNKADVERFTKEIAPLILTGPPSVTGFAGGRPKVEEIMAYFPALIPKSLIETKVEIVEA
- a CDS encoding enoyl-CoA hydratase/isomerase family protein, coding for MSPILITNDGAIRIITLNRPEKRNALNDELIAALKAALREADVDESVKCIVIRGAGKDFCSGADLSALQKIANASHEENLEDARSLGELYKLIRRVRQPVIAAVRGRALAGGFGLALACDLVFAHDDARFGFPEVKIGFVPAMVAAILRRNMSEKDAFATLTFGYEISANELRDRGIIEGTVHDEDFDAEIIAIAKQYEKLSASAVQMTKRLLYDIDSVTFDEAIEHGAQGNATARMTEDCQKGIATFLEK
- a CDS encoding M28 family metallopeptidase, with product MRNLLALLVFICLLGNGVLGQAAGSTLLGFSSAGSVDQRAMEQRFDSYLNPNNLRDWMKRLSARPHHLGSKYGKENAEFIASQFKAWGFDTKIEEFEVLFPSPKTRIVEMTAPEKFVLKLNEPPVKGDETSIQQKEQLPTYNAYSIDGDVSGPLVYVNYGTPADYEELERRGIDVKGKIVISRYGGSWRGIKPKVAAEHGAVGCLIYSDPKNDGFYQGDVYPKGPYRNENGVQRGSVMDMPLHPGDPLTKGIGATKNAKRIDRKDAETLTKIPVLPISYSDALPLLRNLDGAVVPDAWRGALPVTYHFGSGTPTVRMKLQFNWEMKKIYDVIAKMKGSELPDQWIIRGNHHDAWVNGADDPISGLVAEMEEARAIGELVKSGWKPKRTIVYAAWDAEEQGLIGSTEWVETHADELRQKAAVYINTDSNGRGFLGMGGSHTLEKFINEVGREIPDPQTSMSVWERSRAQQIVNGSPVQRLELTNRPDLRIGALGSGSDYTPFLQHLGIASLNIGFGGEDGSGTYHSIYDSYSHYFKFSDPGFKYGIALSKVCGHSVLRLANADVLPFDFANFADTVGVYVNEVTRLADSLREDAKTANQMITSGMWRAVQDPTDKLSTPKLKSEVPNINFEPLKNALAKLKNSAAEYQKAAAGKQLSASERKTLDDILYKSERLLTRSEGLPRRDWFRHQIYAPGFYTGYGVKTLPGVREALEQRDWTEAQEQILIVSRTIEGFSAQIDRAAKVY
- a CDS encoding class I SAM-dependent methyltransferase is translated as MKRFIVTLIGLKIWLLLVFATLFFSNVPVDIETLASAAQPTPTPAADGKNPRKTSEPYTGDLSIFEDAARDKNLQIDRVMDILKISEGRSVADIGAGSGWFSVRAAKRVGPGGQVFAVEINQEYIDHINQGAAAEGFKNIKTILGKPDDPLLLPNSVDVVFILKTYHEIAEPVALMKKVRSALKKGGLVGIIDRNGNGTDHGLDKNVVVRELKQAGFALKWEYDFVKPDNMDYFLVFE
- a CDS encoding enoyl-CoA hydratase/isomerase family protein; the encoded protein is MENSSDALQIERIGSFCIVRFTRPEIRNPLSLTVLDQIHLALDDLHLYEELETLVFTGSQLSFASGADLREIAAVTAENAVGFARYGQETMVRIAVLEMRTVAAINGFCFGGALDLALACDVRVASPNAKFAHPGAGLGIITGWGGTQRLPRLIGQTNALEMFFTAEAIDAERALHIGLVDLVTDDIFRNELLNVL
- a CDS encoding inorganic pyrophosphatase, yielding MTAFRNNKAHPWHGISIGDSSPAEVTVFVEIVPRDTVKYEVDKETGYLKIDRPQQYSNVVPANYGFIPQTYCGTRIADLARPKYTKPISDGDNDPLDILVLSEHHIPRGDIILKAVPIGGFCLIDGGEADDKIIAVLKGDKVFEQYTEIARLPKGILERFEHYFLTYKSLPDEPNVCEIAYSYGREESYEVIRSAILDYQELKARA